The stretch of DNA cctgtACAGCAGCCAAGCCCGGGCCCCCTCCCcacggcccccagccccctgcccagctgtgtgcggccccgccagccccggccTCGGGGGGCTGCTcggagggagagggggggagccggggggccATCTCcgaggagggggaggaggaatgAAGCCTGATACTTTAaacccccctcctcctccccactgccGCGGGGGAGGACATCCAGGTGTCCGGCTGGCTGGAGGGATCCCCgcttccttcttccctgagGCAGGGGGTGCTGAATGAAAGGGTCgagctccccccccccgccagccccctccccagcagggcCGGGTCCCGGAGAATGTCCCGGGGGATGTCCCGGGGGAAGGGGGTCCCGGCGGCGCTCACCGGCTCGCAGTGGCAGATAACGCAGCGCATGATCCCGAAGGGCTCCCCCAGGTCCGGGTGCCACGTCTCCTCCAGGGCATAAAAGTGCCGCCCGAAGGCGCAGCCTGCGGAGACCCCCCCGCCACCCACCACCGCCGCCCCCGGTCACCTCCGGGCCGCGGGCACCCCCCTGCCGCAGCCCCGGACAGCGGCCGgcaccgccccgccgcccgctgcGCACGGCGGCCGCTCCCGGTGCCGCGCCCGGTGCCGGTCCCGGCCAGCCGCGGGGGGGCCCGGAGCGGGATGCAAGGAAGGGGAGCGGGAATGCAGGCATGCGGGGCAAGGACGGAGGTGcgggtggcagggagggggtgCGAGGAGCGGGATGCACGAAGGTGGGGGGTGCGGCAGCGGCTTGCATAGGACGGGGGGTGCCCGGAGCGGGGGAAGGAAGGCGGGGGAGGTGTCCTACCTGCCGCCCCCCCGGGAGGCAGCGGGTCCGTGTCGGGCCGGATGGGCAGGGCGAGCttggggcgggcggcgcggccgggcaggagcagggcgagcagcagcagcagcggcggggcggcgcgcaTGGTGCCGGCCGGCCTGGGCAGGCaggcggccgggggcggggagggggggccggGCGCTGCCTGTCGCTGCCGCCGCCTCTGCCCGACCGCCGGCTCCGGCTCCGCTTTATAGGCGGCGGCATGGGCAAGCGGGAGCTGCGAGCCCTGTGCAAACAAAGGCCCCGCTAATGAGGCGCAGGCAGCGGCCGGCCGGGGGGGGAcgcgcccccgccgcgctccgACCCCCCCCtgggccccggccccgccgcccccgccgggcgcGGGCCGTCCTGCGGCACCCCGGGGGGCGCAGCTGCCCCGCCGTGCAGGGGTACCGCCGGACTCGGggtgtgctggggacccccgtGCCCattgcccccaccccccccttcccccgggCACGGGGTACCCCCGGGTGTGGAGCATCCCCACTCAGATACCAGCCCCAGGGCACAGGGTACCTGAGGGATGCCTTCATCCACATACCCTCCCTCAGGGCATGGGGCACCCCCAGGGGCTGGGCGTCTTGGGGACACCCCTTACCCCAGCTCACACAACAGCCTAGGGACCACAGGGCACCGTGAAGACGCCACCATCACCATCCACACCCCTTCCACAGAGCTTGGGTTGTTCCTGTACACTGGACATCCTGGGCATGCCCCCATCCACATGCTCCCACAGGACATGAGCCCCCCCGGGAGTCTCCTATCCACATCAGCCCCCTCAGGAATATGGCATTTGCTGCGCACTCCCACTCAAATGCTCTCCTTCTCAATCCATATACTCTCCTGTAGCACGGGGCATCTCCTGGGCACAGGGCACCCCGGGGGCTCCCCGTCAACACAGCCCACCTTCAGGCATGAGCCCTCCCGGGGCTTATTTTGCCCCCCCAGGCATGGGATATCCTGGGAACTCCTCCATCCACTCAGCCCCCTCCCAGACCACTTGGCATCCCAGGATGTAGGGCACTGCAAGGCACTGTCCATCCACACAGTCCCTTGTGGCGCACGGACCCCCTGCAGACCTCTCCCCCATGGCCAGCCCTTCAACAGCACATACAGCTCCTCCATCCACTCAGCACCCCTGAGCATGGGCCCCCGAAGCATGTGCTCCCCCCTCCAAATCCACATTACACTCTGCAAAGTCACATGCACCCCACAACTTGTGCCCTTGACATCCCCAAatccctctggctgctgcccaccccgGGCAGAGGAAGGCTCCAGAGTGGGACCCTGGGCTCCTGCCCACCAGTGACAGCGGCTGTAGGGGGACAGGAGCCTGGATGCCTGGGTTCCCTtgcccagggaggggagggggcaaaTGTGGAGGAGACCGAgagagcagcacccagcactggTCCCGCTCTTCACCCAcatgtgcctgggctggcaaGGGTGGCAGTGGGCAGTGAGCAGACACCATGGAAAAGCCTGGGGAGAGCATCATCctgctggggaaactgaggcatacGCTGCAGGGAGGGGcggctggtggggagggggaccAGCATGTGCCATCCATGTCCCTCCCTGCCTTGCCACCCCTGCCGAGGGTAGCAGGGAGGGGTGGCATGTGCGTGGCGGGCGGGCGCCCGAAGAGGGGAAGGcgggtggggagaggaggagggggaagcatGGGGCTGCCAAAATCAACTCCGGGCGGTACAAACACCCGGCCAGCTGCGCGGTGTAGCTAGGGAAACAcggcacagctggagcacaacaggctcctgcctccccagAAGGCTCCTCCTGGGCCACTCCATGGCCCAGACAgtggctgggggggctgcagcccaccaCCCCGTGCCCCCAGTGCCTGCCCGCCTGGGATCACCCATCCCTGGCTCACCCATGGCTGCCCCATCACATTTTCTGCCCTGTTTTGGCACGTGTCCCCGTGCAGCGGACATCCCTCCCAGGGAGGGCAGTGGGGCACGGGGGCTTGGCCATGCCGGGGACCTGCCCCgtggcaggagctggtgctggcatCAGGCAGTGAGGAGCAGCCAGACTTCCCCTGGCAGGACAGCCTGCTGGCATCGCCAGggctgggacactgccagggcCCTAGGCATCCCCTGGGCATGGCCATGCCCTACACCCTGCTGCTTGCAAGCATTTCCTGCAAGCAGGGACCATGCCCAGCAGCGTGGCACCCCCTGGGCCCGTGCCCTCCCCACTGTCCCTGGTGGTGCCACTGACCtgtcccctctcctctctcccgGCGTCCCGGCTGGCCTGGGATCTAGCAGCacggcaggcaggggagggctggggtCTGCGTGGCCATGCCAGTGTCGCCATGCAGTGCCCGCTACGGCACGGCAGCGACCCTGGGGGACGGCAGGACGCgagtggggctgagcagggaggaggcaggcgATGGCTCCCAGCCGCCCTGCTGGTGCCAGGAATCCGGCGCTGGCTCCGTGCACCCAGAGCTCGTCACAGTCTCCTGGCTCAGCTGTAGGATGCAGGGAAGCAGCAAGGGAAGctccctcccctttcccatggaaaggaaggagagatggggaacctGCCTGGTCGCGGCCCTCAGCatgggggaaactgaggcagggggTGGCAGCCTGAGGGAGAAGGGTGCTGCAAGGgtgtcccagcactgccaggctgggACCGGGGTGGTGCGCTGGCACTGggcctggcagggcaggagggcacTGGGCatccctgcctggggagggggcattGCCACTGCAGTGGGGGCACACAGGCAGGGAGGAACAgatgctccagctgtgcctgggcaTCCCTCATCCACAGCCCCGGCCGCCCCTGGAAATGCCAAGGGGTGCCCCCAGAagaggggcagagggcaggTTGCCAGAGCCTCgggggtccctgtgctggtggggagggggtggcgcCGGCCGGAGCGGCACTGGGAAAGGGTCCCGGTCCcgccagctgcttcccagcgcCCGCACATGTGTGCCGGCAGCGCCCTGCACAAAGGCGGCTCTGAGGCGCTCCAGAGCCCGGCCTGGCGCCGGCACAGCCCCAATGGGGCTGCCGGCTGcgggcagctggagctgcacagGGATGGAGCCGGCCGGCCGTGGGCAGCCCCAGACACCCCGCCTGGCACCCACACCCCCGGAGCGGGCACCCGGCTCTTCCCCGGGTGGGCGGGCGGAGGCTCCGTGGGGTGCCGTCCCATCACAGTGCAGGTGGGACACCCCGACGGCACCCTCCCAAAGAGCCGGCAGCACCGCCAGGGCTTTGAGGGCACGTGTCCTGCCCGGCGGCGAAGGTCCCGCGGCGGGTCCTGGTGGGCCACGGTGGCGGGGCTGTGCCGTGCCTGGCATGGGGGTGTCGCAGCGGGCCCTCGCCAGCGTTCCTGCCCCACGCAGATCGCTATTGTCTGGCCTCATTAGCTGCTGCCTGCTCGCGGCTTTGAACATGAGCCGGGCTCTGGGCGGCAGGAAGGAGCCTCTGCTCCCCGGGGATGGGGTCAAGGCAAAACCGCATGCCCCGACCCCCCCCTTCCCACGCCTCCCATCGCCTCCCGGGCACCCCGACACCCTTCTCCCTGCACCCGTGCCAGGTGTGAGCCCGGAGCTAGGAAGGCGCAGGGGGCACCCCCTCTCTTGAAAAAGAGCCCCCCTTGACCGACAAGCCATTGGCCTCCCCAAAGCTTTGTGCTGAGCGCGGCTTGCCCCGTGACTAATCCCCCCAGCCTCGCACACacgcggcggggcggggggggctgtcGTAATGGGTGGAAATATCTCATAATTCACGTTGGACACGGGGATTACAGCCGTTCCGGCAATATTTGCACAACTGGTAGGCGGCTTGCAGGGCTGGGCCGCCCCAGACGAAGGCCAGGGGGTCTGTACGTGGAGGGGGTTTTGGGGATAGCAGGTATGGGGACGGGGATGCAGCCTGGGGGGGTCACGGAGCAGGGGGGGAAGTGGCTGTTTTCTGTCTGCGGACACATGGAGTTTATTAAGGCGGGCGCGTTGCCAGCATGGCGGGGATGGCTGGGGCTCTCACCTTCGTTTCAGCCCGCTGTGGTGGGCACGGGTTGGGGAGCAGGATGGAGACCCCAAAGTAGCTTCATCTGCAACGCCAAGCAGatcctggctgtgccctggggcACTGCCCCTGCTCCTAGTGCCCTGTCAACTCCACAGAGCTCCCTGCTTATAGGAGCACCCAAAGGTGCTGGGGTCCTGCCATCCCCAAATGCCCCCTCCTCAAAGTCCTTGCGGGGTGACCCCagtgggaggaaggcagggggCATGCAGGGCATGGGGGGGCCGTGTTTGGCATGGGGATTAGCAAGCTCCCAGAGCGATGGTggtctcccccctccccaccggACATGCAGGCAAATATTTGTGCCCAGACTTCGCAGGACAGCGAGAAGGAATTTCATTCTTGCGCCCACCTGCGGCTCGGCCGCCTGGCATTAACCCCTTCGCCACCCAGTGGGatggagagagaggggaaaggtGCCCTCCTGGCACGCCCCATGCCCCCCATCAGGATGAGGAGCTTGGCTGATGAGCaggatggggggagggggcacggTGGGATTGCCCCAGATGCCAGCAGGGCCACTGGCACAAGGtgccctggcacaaggcagcgACTGGAAGGTTTGCCCATGGGCATCCTCtgggcagcacccagggcttCGTGCCTGGGTGCTGGGCAGCATGTGTCCTGCTGGGTATTGGGAAAAGTGGGGAAAACCCTGCCAGCCTTCACCCCCACTGAGCTGTGGCTCCCTGGCCAAGATGCCTCTTGCAAGCCCCTTCGCCCAGCAGCACCACCGTACTACTtctctgggacaggctgtgtgGAGCGGTGCAGGGTGCGGAGGGTGTGAGGAGCAGGATTTGCCCACGGATGTTTATTGGCaatttgcaaatgtaaaaaaaggCCCAGAGGGGTCAGGGGGTACCCAGCTCCCGGGGGCTGCATGCACACAGGGAGGGGGCCAACCTGGGTAGAGGGTCCCTCACTGCCTGGCACCCCCAAGAGCCCCGCTGTGCTTCTTTCCCTGGCCCCGGGGCCATCTGTGTCCTGAGCAAACTGGGCTGTTTGCTCACACCGGGATTAGCTGCTCTCTTTGTTCCTTTGACTTTCTCTTCCCTTTATGCTGAACCCTTTTATGGGGGCTTCAAagggggctgggacccccctccctgcccctaGAAGCCCAGGGTTGCTTCCcatgcccccccaccccctgccttgCACTGACATCCTGGGGATGCCCACTGAGCACATCTGGGTGGCCTACAGGAACAGCAGCTGTGACACCCATACATGctctcctcccccccaccccccaccccaccccccccgctgCCTGGCACCTCCGGCTGCCCTCAGCACCTTGCTGAAGTGGGTGCGAACGGCTGCCCCCCTGCAGCGGGATTCCCGATACTTTGCACCCTGTAAGGAAAGGTGGGAAACTTGGCACCAAGATCCGGccagctgcacagccccacagcccccgcCCGGCTTCCTGCCCCCTGCCAGAGTCCTGCCCGGCTTGGCCAGAGCCCCCATGTCCCTCTTGGGGTCCACTGCCCCCACATCCCCTCCCTCCACAGTACACAGTATCTGTGGATTTGGGCTGGGGGAGACATGGTGGGCAACTGCAGGGGCTCCCCTCcacatccctccctgccccgcTGGCATTGCCCTTTTCAGCAGAAGACTactgggctgcctgcaggcGGGGGCTCCCACTGCCCACCAGCTGTTGGCACAGCTGGAAAGGAACCTTTTGGAGAGAAGGGGCTGTTGTAGGCATCTTGAGGTGCCTCAGTGCCCACTGGGGTTCAGCAAATATCCAGTTTCCAGCTGCCCTCTGGTTTACCCTGATTGGTTCGTTTGCCTAATTATGAGGGCAAGCAGGGAGCGCAGGGCACcgcagctctccagcctggcaTTGTCAATGGTTTTGCACCCAGAaagggatggggatgcaggCATGGCAGAGGCACGGCAGGGACTGGCACAGGGccagcagtgggagcagggccagtgctggcagaggggctgaGGGTGCTGGCTGGCGCGTTTGCAGCTTGTCACGTCCGCAGAGACGGGGCACGGCCGTGTGTGGGAAGCCTGACGGTGTTTGACCCCAGTGCTCTCCACTccggctgctgccagctgtaccccaggggagctgggctgccagTCACGGCACCTGCTTGGACCCCCCATCTGGGCACCCTGCGACCCGCAAGGTGGGCTGCCGGGCAccgagcagggcagggggcaggtgGAGCAGGGCTGAGGTGTTTACTTTGACTGTTGTCACCCGGCCAGGCACTGCCGGGAACTGCCGGCCGCAGGGAGAAGGGTGGGAGCGCGAGACAGCAGGGGTGTGAGAAGGAAGCGCACAGGCTGTGGGGGGACCAGGGGCAAGAGGATGTGGGGTGGCAGGGGTCCCCCCAAAGGGAAGCCCAGCCCCAAGGGTTATCTAGGAGTGTACCCCCACACGTGCTGCAGGaagtgcatgtgtgcacacgTGGGCTTGAGGGTGCACATCgggggtgtgtatgtgtgcgcCATATGGACACACAATGGGTGTGTGCACCCCCCCGTCTGCAGCCAGGGTGCTCTGCGGGGGCTGGgtttgctgcagggctgggggtgacaTGGCCATGGAAGGGCCTGGTGCTGGACAGACCCCTGTGCTTCTCCTACCCAGTGAGGGGCTGTTTGTGGGTGCTTCACCTGACCCACCCCCAACCAACACCCCTGGGGAAACAGCCCCAGGGCCATGTGCCAGCCAGTTCCCTGAGCTCCATCACTCCCCCCAGCTTGGAGGGGTCCCCCTGCACCACAGCCACACCAGGGTTCTCCAGCTCCCAGTTACCTCTAGGTAATGGATACAGGGCTCAGAGCCCACCTCTGGGCAAGGGTCACTGGGCTTGGGGTCCATCTCTGGGCGATGGATACAGGGGTCAGAGCCCACCTCTAGGCAAGGGTCACCAGGGCTGGGGTCCACCTCTAGGAGAAGGTAACTGTGCTTGGGTTCCACCTCTGGGTGAAGTTGACCAGGGACGAAGTTTACCTCTGGGAAAGGGTTTTTGGTGGCCTTCAGGCCTTGCTGCCACAGCACCACCCTGTCAGAACTGATGGTCCCAGGGCCGCCCAGCACAGGATCACCAACACCATCTCTTCTGCAGGTACCAAGGCCACCTTCAGCCCCTGGCCAGGCACAGCCGAGACGCTGGCCGCTGACATCCCCACAGCCAAGCGCTCAGGCCGGGGGGCAGGTGAGCAGCCCCGGAGGGCGCCCGGGGACGCCCTTCCCGTGCCCTGAGCCAAGGGAGGAAGCGGCCGGAGGCAGGAAGCCGATCCCCGGGCCCGGGGCCCCCGCCGCGATTTTGCTGGAAGGTCAGTGGCGACACAACAGGAAATCGCGCTGCCTGGGCTAGGCGGCCCGGCCGGAGCCGGAGAGCTGCGCCCTGCCGCCCCAggggcgcccccggcccccggccctcCGTCCCGGCTGGGCAGCTCGCGGGGAGCCCGCGCCACCACCGCCCTCCATGGAAGGGGGAcgggagctggggagcagccgCTGGCCGCAGGGTGGAAGATACAGGGCCGAAGCCCCCAGCTGAGCATGGAGCTGAACAGTGAGTGCGTGGCTAAAAGGGGGGAACGGGAACCAGCAGGAAGGGGCATTGTGTGGGCAGCGGACATCACAGCCACACAGCCAGAGCGTTCCCTGCATGGGCGCCGCAAGGGATGAGCCCCACAGATGGGCAGCAGACCCAAGAGGGTGGCTCTGGCTTGGTTGGACCTGGCTTCCACCTGGACGCAAGGGCAGTCAAGCATCTCTCCATGCCCATCCCAGGGAAGCAGGCTGCGCTGAGGGCTTTTGGGGACAGATGCAGTGCCAAGGCAGGCGGCGAGGCAGGTGGATGCACAGAGGGCCTTTGAAGAGGAAATGCCTCTTGCCAGGATGGGCAGTCACTGGGCACAGCAGCCACCTGGCTGAGAggtgtgcagggcagcagcatgcCAGTGGCACTGGggaaggcagtgctggcaggcGAGCCCTCGGCCGGAGCAGCAGCAAGTAGCAGACTAGCACTGCAGGATGCTGCAAGCAGGGATTTTTCCCAAAGCGCACGTCAcacccagagctgctcctggcacAGATCGGGAGAGTTGCTCCCAGTCTGTGCAGGGAATGCAACCCTGCTCCCCACCTGCAACAGTCGAAAAACCTGGCACAGATGTGACTGTGCAGCCCCCTTGGCACACACCACCAGCACGGAAACCCTGGCTCTCCCCAGCGAGCACCGGGCACCCGCACTGACTGACCCAAGGGCGGCAGCAGGCCCTCCTCAGCCTCCCTAGACCTCTCCCTGCACCCCTACCGCAGggctgccaaggccaccactggGCTGCGGCGAGATCTTACCACCGCAGACAtggccctgggctgcagctgcccagggaggcatGGCACAGTGCCCATGGTAACCCTGTCTCCCCCAGGACTGCTCCTCCTCACATCCTTCCTCCTGCATATGGAAGAGGGCCGTGCCAGCCTAACACGGTTGGTCTGTGACAACAGACTCATCCAGAAGTACATCGGAGAGGCCAAGGACATGGAGAAGAGAGTGGTGAGGATACAGtcccccaccaaaacccaaggCCAGGGATGGGCACAGTTCCTGGTATCTCACCTCACCATCTCCTCTTCCCCATAGGGCCAGTGCCAGGCACTGCCTGCACTCAACCCACCTGCGGTACTGCCCTTTGTGGGCTTCAGCCACCAAGAGTGGAAATCCAAATCGGtgagaggggctgggaggaTGGTGCTGGCAGGATGGTGCTGCCACTAGGGTGCCCACGGGGCTGTAGAAGGAACCCCTGGGATGGCACAGGCACCAGCAGTGTCAAACAAGGTGCCTGTGGGTGTACCTGGCGGCGTGGGGAGGTGGAAGACCCCATCCAGACTAGAGTGGACATAGGAATGAATCAGGCCCACGGGTCAGCCCGCTCACTGCCTGTTCCCCCAGAATGAGACCAAGCGGCAGGAGATCCTGTGTGACCTGGCACTGCTGGTGGGTGCCGTGGCAGGGGCCCAGAGCCAAGTGACTGAGGAGTGTGGGTCCAGGCAGCTGAACCAGCTTTACCAACATGCCaactccttcctcctgctcctgcagaccTTCAGCTGGGAGGTGAGACCTTCCTTCCCAGGTCAGACAGACCACCCTGGCACTGGTGCCGGCTGCACTGGGCTGGGTACAACAGCGTTCCTCACCCCTCTTGTCCCACTCTCACCCTTCAGGCAGGACCCTGggagccaggctgctcccaAGGCTCCATGGAGCAGACCCAAATCACTGGCATCTTTCTCACCTACCGGCAACTGGTGCAGGGCAAGCTGCACTTCTTCTTCAACGACCTGGCCAAGAACTTGTGCAAGCAAGGCTAAGGGTGTGACAGAGAGCCTTGGTGCAGGGCCCAGTGAGGCTGCACACAGGGTTCACCATCGATCCCAGGTCAGAGCAATCCCGCTGGACACTGAGCTGTGCTCTGGGTGCCCAGGAAGGTGTCTTCAGGGAAAGGGTTGGCTCCTGTTCCTCAAGCTTTCAGCAACTGCATGGCCCATGGAGGCAGACAGCAGCAACACCCACGCACCAGTGGGCAGAAGCCCTGCTCCCACTCCGGCAAGCACCTCTACTGTGAATGCTTTACAATTAAAGAGCTATTTTTCTAAAGAGTTGTTTATATCCTCCTTTTCCCTCACTACTGTGGCCTTGGCAGGGGGCCTGCACACCCCCAGGGGCTTCAGGAAGAAGCAGCCCCTCGGGGACCTGCTCCTGGCCTCTCCCCTGCACCCAGCTGCCTCCCGCGgcagccaccagctctgcagggctggcaggctgTGTCGGGTTCCAGACCCACTTGGGGACGTGCGCTACCACTCCTCGCCCGCTACACCCACCTGCCTCTTCCTACCCCCAGCATGCACCGTGCCCAGAGGGGTGGCAAAGAAGAGCCCAGGGCAGGTTTGGACTACCTGTCCTTTGGGAAAGTGGTATGGGCCCCCTTTGCCCCCCATAGGCGTGTACAcgctccctgccagcctcatCTCTCAGCCAGAAGAGCCAGATCTAGAAAATGCATCCTAGTTTAATGAAGAACAAGCCTGGCCTGCCTCAGGATGGCTCCTTAGGAAACGGTCCCCAGCCTCGAGGCAGACAGGCAGTTGTCCCAGtccagctgccctggccagaGCCAGGGCTGATCCTGCTGTTGAAGCACGGGATGGCAGAGGTGAAGAGACTCCCAGCAGGCAGGACTGCGGAGCACACAGCAGTCTCCACTTGGCCATCAGGCACCTCTCTCCTTGTAAGAGGCGGTTGCGGATCCCAGCAGGAGTCAGAAGAAGCTGGGATGAAGAGGGgacttctccctcctccccagctctggGACATCCTGCTGGATTTGGGGTCACAGGGCTCCTGTTTGCTTGCCAGCAGAATGTCTTTGGGGCAGCCCACAGAGGCAGGTTTCCTAGAAGGCCAGCTTCTTCATCAGCAGGTAAACTCGAGAATCCACTTCAAAACCATGCAGATTGTTTGCGTCTCCCTGCAGCCGCATAAGCAGCCCCCCATAAGACACAtaggcagagctggggtgggaaAAAGAGGAGCAGTGAGAGCAGGGAATCCCATGGGAGATCCTAGTGCCTCCCCCACACCACCTCAAGGCACCACGCCTCCCCACTTCTGCCAACAGGCACTCACAGGCGCGTGGCTGCTTCCGTGGAGGTCTCATCCCCTTCAATCCTGTACACCTTGCCATACATCACGTACTCGAACTGGTCTGCCCTGCAATGGGAGTTCAAAGAAGAGTCAAACCTGGGTATTCCCCCAGCTAAGCATCCTTTGGGAGAAGGCACCTCACAGCCCCTCAGCACTTCACTTTTTCTCTCACCCACCCCACGTAGGTCCCAGCTGGACGCCCATACCTGGACGGCCTGTCGTCCGTGGGGTTATACTCGCCATCATCCAGGGTGCCATCTTCATACAAGGTGCTGGCAATGACCAGGCGGAATTTGTCccctgggaggagagggcagaggagCGGTGAGGAGGCAGAAGGTGCAGCCACAGCAGATCTTGGGGTGATGGCAAGAGTGGCAGGTTTAGCACAAACCCTGTCCCTGCCTTCAGCCCTCCAACAGGATTGTGGGAAACAAGGGAAAGATCACACTGGATCCTCTTTCTCCCCATTCCCCACAGGCACTGGTAACCACCATGGAAGAGACCAGATCCACCAGGACACCACCGCTGATGTTTTCACAGGACACAGCAAGATACTCTCGTGGAAGTCCCAGAGAGCCTGGCTGGACCCTGGGCAGGTACACAAGACCCTGCAGTGTCAGTTCCAGCACTTCTGTGCTTCACAGAGGGTAAGCCTTTCAATCATTCAATATATTTAGCCACAGAAGCTCATTTCAAAAGGTGTCCTTTAAAGCTCAGTTGCCACCAGCTGAGGCAATTTCACTAGACAGCATCTCTGTGGAATGGGCCAGAGACATGCCTGAACACAAACAGTGAGGGCAATCAGAATctggctcagccccagcacgCCGAGAGTGCCCAGTGCCTCCTGTGATCTGGAGACAGCACAGGGGCTCAAGGACAGCTCATTCCTTGTTCACAGCAAATTCAGTCCCCCTCCCCCAAGCACCAACACACACCTCTCTAACCTTGCCTGCCCGTGCTGCCACTGCCTCAGGCACACTCTGGACTAGCAGCCTAAGGGCTTACCGAGGTCCACAGGGTAGATCTGGATGTTCACGTCCAAGATGAGGTCCATCTTGAAGGACTCACTCTCACAGTGCAGGCGGGACACTGGAGAGAGAAACAGAGTCAAGGGCAAGGACAGAGATGACTCCCAGGGGCCATGTGGCAGCAGGGTCCCCACCCCAGGCTGGCACCTAAGCTATTTGTAGGGAAGGGGTGTACAGCGCATGGGGATGGATGCCAGAGTCTGGGAGCTGACTGAGGTGTGCACAGATGGGGAGAGGAACACGGTGGTGCGGGGATCCGAGCACACCAGGAGCCGTGGGGGTGCGAAGGGGCACAGAAGCCGGGCTGGGGAAGCAGGGTGCACCGGTGTGCAGCAACACACGGTGGGGTCGGTGCCAGATGATGGTGAAGGAATGCGGCACTGGGGACACCGCCGGCGGAATGGGCAGGGGGGGAACCAGTGCGGGACGGGGACGCGCTGAGGGAGCTCACAGGACCCCGGCGGGAGGGCAGCGCCAAGCACCTTCGGCCTGAAGCGGCGCAGGCCCAGGCTGGGGCCCGGCGGGAGCGCCGGGAgggcggggaggcggcgcggGGCCCCACTCACCACGGTCGAACTTCTT from Falco peregrinus isolate bFalPer1 chromosome 12, bFalPer1.pri, whole genome shotgun sequence encodes:
- the LOC101917806 gene encoding erythropoietin isoform X2, producing the protein MELNRLLLLTSFLLHMEEGRASLTRLVCDNRLIQKYIGEAKDMEKRVGQCQALPALNPPAVLPFVGFSHQEWKSKSNETKRQEILCDLALLVGAVAGAQSQVTEECGSRQLNQLYQHANSFLLLLQTFSWEAGPWEPGCSQGSMEQTQITGIFLTYRQLVQGKLHFFFNDLAKNLCKQG
- the LOC101917806 gene encoding erythropoietin isoform X1; its protein translation is MALGCSCPGRHGTVPMVTLSPPGLLLLTSFLLHMEEGRASLTRLVCDNRLIQKYIGEAKDMEKRVGQCQALPALNPPAVLPFVGFSHQEWKSKSNETKRQEILCDLALLVGAVAGAQSQVTEECGSRQLNQLYQHANSFLLLLQTFSWEAGPWEPGCSQGSMEQTQITGIFLTYRQLVQGKLHFFFNDLAKNLCKQG
- the POLR2H gene encoding DNA-directed RNA polymerases I, II, and III subunit RPABC3 isoform X1 gives rise to the protein MAGILFEDIFDVKDIDPEGKKFDRVSRLHCESESFKMDLILDVNIQIYPVDLGDKFRLVIASTLYEDGTLDDGEYNPTDDRPSRADQFEYVMYGKVYRIEGDETSTEAATRLSAYVSYGGLLMRLQGDANNLHGFEVDSRVYLLMKKLAF
- the POLR2H gene encoding DNA-directed RNA polymerases I, II, and III subunit RPABC3 isoform X2; the encoded protein is MAGILFEDIFDVKDIDPEGKKFDRVSRLHCESESFKMDLILDVNIQIYPVDLALPMCLMGGCLCGCRETQTICMVLKWILEFTC